The Candidatus Culexarchaeum yellowstonense genome includes a window with the following:
- a CDS encoding 4Fe-4S binding protein produces the protein MSGRNFKIVVLRDRCKGCGICISMCPKKVLEFSKEVNERGYYYAYPARIGDCIGCRFCEIYCPDFAIYVKPSDQPKILIKVAQKIPKPPQEQE, from the coding sequence GTGAGTGGGAGAAACTTCAAAATCGTTGTGCTAAGGGATAGATGTAAGGGGTGCGGCATATGCATATCCATGTGTCCAAAGAAGGTTCTCGAATTCTCAAAGGAGGTAAATGAGAGGGGATACTATTACGCCTACCCAGCGAGAATTGGAGACTGCATTGGATGCAGATTCTGCGAAATATACTGCCCAGACTTCGCAATATACGTTAAACCATCAGATCAACCTAAAATACTAATTAAAGTTGCCCAGAAGATTCCTAAGCCGCCCCAAGAGCAGGAGTAA
- a CDS encoding thiolase domain-containing protein: MNKPLASIISVGISKFGKRVGLSARELFQDAFRECMDSAPKVSPDMIRALFVGQMSGMFEHQEHNAPIYLEWCGLSGVVDGVRVEAACASSGVALRLGVTAIASGLYDFVLVGGVEKMTHLDTTTVTDILATASDSFLEQINGLTFPSLYALMATAHMNRYGTTEEQMALVAVKNHSNANLNPKAHMYGVEVDLKKALSSRVIAWPLKLYDCSLISDGAACLILTKPELAYKYSDDVVHIIGFGQGHDSIGLYARDSLTSLNATKIAARKAYDMAEVKPSDIDVAEVHDCFTIAEIIAYEDLGFCNPGEGGKLVERGETFRDGSIPVNTSGGLKAKGHPVGATGVAQACEIYLQLTGKAGARQVQDANVGLTHNVGGSGATAVVHIYVRG; encoded by the coding sequence TTTTCCAGGATGCTTTTAGGGAGTGTATGGATTCAGCTCCAAAAGTTTCTCCAGATATGATTAGGGCTTTGTTTGTTGGTCAGATGAGTGGGATGTTTGAGCATCAGGAGCATAATGCACCAATATATTTGGAGTGGTGTGGTTTAAGTGGTGTGGTTGATGGTGTTAGGGTTGAGGCTGCCTGTGCTTCTTCTGGTGTGGCTTTGAGGCTTGGCGTCACTGCGATAGCTTCAGGCTTATATGATTTCGTCTTGGTGGGTGGTGTTGAGAAGATGACTCACCTCGACACAACCACAGTAACTGATATTTTGGCTACAGCTTCAGACAGTTTCCTCGAACAGATTAATGGTTTAACATTCCCATCCCTTTACGCTTTGATGGCTACTGCCCACATGAATAGGTATGGGACGACTGAGGAGCAGATGGCTTTGGTGGCTGTTAAGAATCATTCCAACGCCAACTTAAATCCTAAGGCTCACATGTATGGTGTTGAGGTGGATTTGAAGAAGGCTTTGAGTAGTAGGGTTATTGCTTGGCCCCTGAAACTCTATGATTGCTCATTGATATCTGATGGTGCAGCATGCTTAATACTCACTAAACCTGAATTGGCATATAAGTATTCTGATGATGTGGTTCACATTATAGGGTTTGGTCAGGGGCATGATTCCATAGGCCTTTATGCTAGGGATAGTTTGACCAGTTTAAATGCCACAAAGATTGCTGCTAGGAAGGCTTATGATATGGCTGAGGTTAAACCCAGCGATATAGATGTAGCTGAAGTTCACGATTGCTTCACCATAGCCGAAATAATTGCATATGAGGATCTTGGATTCTGCAATCCTGGTGAGGGGGGTAAGCTTGTGGAGCGTGGTGAAACCTTTAGGGATGGGAGTATACCTGTCAATACCAGTGGGGGTTTGAAGGCTAAGGGGCATCCTGTGGGTGCTACTGGGGTGGCTCAAGCATGTGAAATATATTTGCAGTTGACTGGTAAGGCTGGTGCAAGGCAAGTTCAAGATGCGAATGTTGGGTTAACGCATAATGTTGGTGGTTCAGGGGCTACTGCAGTAGTCCACATATATGTGAGGGGGTGA
- a CDS encoding pyridoxal phosphate-dependent aminotransferase, which yields MDISKYAKKELLQLAERPATRTPIPRTGDIINLGAGDPDFNQPPIVAEWIKEAIEAGATHYEFQGHPEFKRAVAEYYSKYGVKIDPETQVIPTSGGGTALFLTLAATINPGDEVIIPDPAYQGYINPIKYFGGKIVRAKMRKTEDGYFRPDIENIEKAATEKTKLMIICNPDNPTGCIYTMEELKEIARIATEKDFLILSDEIYNEYTWRGKKHTAIATIKEAEERTIIAMSLSKTFAWTGLRVGYIIAPKELAELIWRVPIGISPTPVPLQIAAAKMLREGWSFHKEMRREYEKRIEYSVKRLNEIPNIKCVHPEATFYLFPDITETGMKSTEYTQKLFEEERVRVVAGSTFGEMGEGHIRIALVAPIEKINEAINRIERLHKKLEKH from the coding sequence ATGGACATATCAAAATATGCAAAGAAGGAACTACTACAATTGGCTGAAAGACCAGCCACAAGAACACCAATACCTAGAACAGGAGACATAATAAATCTAGGTGCAGGAGACCCAGACTTCAACCAACCACCAATAGTAGCAGAATGGATAAAGGAAGCCATAGAAGCTGGAGCAACACACTACGAATTCCAAGGACACCCAGAATTCAAAAGGGCAGTGGCAGAATACTATTCAAAATATGGGGTAAAAATAGATCCAGAAACACAAGTAATACCCACATCAGGAGGTGGAACAGCACTATTCCTAACACTGGCAGCCACAATAAACCCTGGAGACGAAGTAATAATACCAGACCCAGCATACCAAGGATACATAAACCCAATAAAATACTTCGGCGGAAAAATTGTGAGGGCAAAAATGAGGAAAACCGAAGATGGATACTTCAGACCAGACATAGAAAACATAGAGAAGGCGGCAACAGAGAAAACGAAGCTAATGATAATATGCAACCCAGACAACCCCACAGGCTGCATATACACCATGGAAGAACTCAAAGAAATAGCCAGAATAGCAACGGAAAAAGACTTCCTAATACTATCAGACGAAATATACAATGAATACACGTGGAGGGGGAAGAAGCATACAGCCATAGCAACCATAAAGGAAGCTGAGGAGAGGACCATAATAGCCATGAGCTTATCAAAAACCTTCGCATGGACAGGACTCAGAGTAGGATACATAATAGCCCCAAAGGAACTGGCAGAACTAATATGGAGAGTACCCATAGGAATATCGCCAACACCAGTCCCACTACAAATAGCAGCAGCAAAAATGCTGAGGGAGGGATGGAGCTTCCACAAAGAAATGAGAAGGGAATACGAGAAGAGAATAGAATACTCCGTGAAAAGACTAAATGAAATCCCAAACATTAAATGCGTACACCCAGAAGCAACCTTCTACCTATTCCCAGACATAACAGAAACAGGAATGAAATCCACAGAATACACACAAAAACTATTCGAAGAAGAAAGGGTTAGAGTAGTGGCAGGATCCACCTTCGGAGAAATGGGGGAAGGACACATAAGAATAGCCCTAGTAGCACCAATAGAGAAAATCAATGAAGCCATAAACAGAATAGAAAGACTACACAAAAAACTCGAGAAACACTAA
- a CDS encoding Zn-ribbon domain-containing OB-fold protein produces the protein MSSEFTYEKFKSFIAQGKFMTAKCGKCNRILLPPKPVCPYCGSREISWIEIPRVGRIVSYTEIHVPPRGFEKLAPYIVALVEFEGGVKLPGVVKDAKISDLKIGLNVLLDFSSDSPSGYFFTITPALGAA, from the coding sequence TTGAGTAGTGAATTCACTTATGAGAAGTTTAAAAGTTTTATTGCTCAGGGAAAGTTTATGACTGCCAAGTGTGGGAAATGCAACCGAATACTTTTACCGCCGAAGCCTGTCTGCCCATATTGCGGTTCCAGGGAAATCTCGTGGATTGAGATTCCAAGGGTTGGGAGGATTGTGAGTTACACTGAGATTCATGTTCCACCAAGAGGGTTTGAGAAGCTTGCCCCATACATTGTGGCTTTAGTGGAGTTTGAGGGTGGGGTTAAGCTTCCAGGGGTAGTTAAGGATGCTAAGATTAGTGATTTAAAAATTGGGTTAAATGTTCTTCTGGATTTCTCAAGTGATTCCCCATCGGGATATTTTTTCACAATTACTCCTGCTCTTGGGGCGGCTTAG